The nucleotide window GATCCTGAACTGTGTAAGAATGAGGTCCCTGCCATGCATTAAGAGGATATTGGCAACTGTTAGGCTTGCGATGCCGAACAGGATGACATATAGCATCTTAATGTCCTTGTTTACCAGGACTTTATCAATGATGGTTTGGGTGAATATCGGTATGGTCAATTCACCAGCCATAATGAAGAGGGATCCGATCAATACATAGACGAGGTTCTTTTTTGAAGCCTCCAGTGAGGCGAGGTAGAATCTCTTGGCCAGGCTTTTCTCCTTAGCTCGCTGGGCTTCTACCAGCTCTGTTAGCTCATTATGTTTGAAAATGTCGGGTGTGGGCTCCAGTACAAGCCCAATCCCATTCCATTTTTCTTCAAACTCTTTTTTCGAGTAAACTCGCTTGCCATTTGCAGGATCAGCTACCCAGACTTTTTGTTCAGTAGCTTTATAAACAACCACAAAGTGATTTCCATCAAAGTGAGCAATGAATGGCAATGAGACTTGGGCAATGTGCTCATAACCCATTTGATAACCATCAGCTTCGAATCCAAAGCTTTGTGCGATCTGGGCTAATGTGTACAGGTCGATCCCTTCCTTGTTTACTTCGGCATATTCTGCAAGAAATCGCTTAATGTCATAATAGCCATAGAATTTGAATACCATAGCGAGACTGGTTGTTCCACATTCCATCATTCCTGTCTGTCGTAGAATAGGAAAGGGTTTTTTAGGCCTGGTCATCAATCTTTAGTAGTTGTCAAATGTAATGGTATCCGAAGATATGAAGCCAAGATAATAACTAAATGGAAACCAATGAAGATTTAACTCATTACATCCAGGACCTTTTGTCTCAACATATCAGGAGTACGTAAATCATTTTTACTGATAAAGCCTGAAATATCAAGTTCAGAATCCTCGACTTCATATGCCTGTAGGTAACCTGAGATCATAATGATCTTGGGTAATTCATCCATGATCTCAAGGGACTCGAATCCATCAAGATAAGGCATTTCATAATCGACGAACATCAGGTTTGGTTTTTGCTTCACAGCAGCCATCACACCATCTACTGGATTGGTAAAAGTAGCAAGCAGTTCCAGCTCCGGGATATCGGCTATCAATACCTGAAGCATTTTTAGGAACAAAGGGTCGTCATCGATCGCGATGCAGGTGTAGGTCATGTATGGCTCTCAAGTATTGAAGGTGGAAAGTTACTGTTTTGGTCCGATTTATTAGTGCAGGATCGATTATTTCCAATTAAATATGGGCCTATCTAACGTCGTTAAATACTGAGTATTCCGGGTGAGGAGGGGTTTATTCCTGCTGATGTGTTTCGAATGCAACCGCTCCGATAAAAAGAGAGAGATTTGAGGTTCAGTTTGGAATTAATGAAATTGAAGATACAGCTGTATGGCTGACCATGTGATTTGGAGCCAGCTATGTTACTGATTTAAGGATTATTGATACGAAAGATGATCAAACAGTGAGACCCTTCTACTTCTAGTTGAAGGGTTTTTTTATGTATTTTAATTAATTCATCTTAAGATTGAAGTATGGTTATGTAAATCGCTCATTTATAGTGTTTTAAATTTT belongs to Cytophagales bacterium and includes:
- a CDS encoding response regulator — protein: MTYTCIAIDDDPLFLKMLQVLIADIPELELLATFTNPVDGVMAAVKQKPNLMFVDYEMPYLDGFESLEIMDELPKIIMISGYLQAYEVEDSELDISGFISKNDLRTPDMLRQKVLDVMS